In Zunongwangia profunda SM-A87, the following proteins share a genomic window:
- a CDS encoding alpha-2-macroglobulin family protein, whose translation MKRLLVFLIITIFNLNTIIAQDFYKIQWSKVEEQEIIGNTKTANKLVEAIVKKAKEEKNDIQFIKSLFYRSKFTMNLEENSAEVIHDMISAEINNVDNVSNSILLSILADFQSQYLQKNAYRIRDRTNTENDTSNFQFWSVEKFNSEIITNYQKSLKEKEALKNTNIADYSYLLDTVDTPTIPFSNTYQLLANRALNYAKSTNYYLTKSSESFKITKKYLIPANKFIAIDLDSSSLFNKDYLALKLYQELEKSLFQNKEYELLAYFSLDRYKYIKSKIPISESQFLEAIEELENRFKNPLAKDLISLEKAMSLKRRANKQEYPLDNNKAIAIANKIIEHNLNPLLVNNAKNIISEISSKELSVQVNPYQSPNKNFPIFISYNNLDSLKLKIYSISTADFEFLDKKNFYSEEQRKKRQNLLKKLSSGEAEYSNSIKLLNKKQHLKRTTVTIAPQLEIGKYAILLLDKNLDHLYALQPIQVSQLSLISSQDDNISLKVVHRETGKPIANAMVKATFSSHNKTDSNEETSDKNGDLSFPSISDRLRSIKYHIKKDKDEIVLNHRYSYYQKNDEPDNTERGFLFTDRSIYRPGQTIYFKGILVSKKNNVTQVIADKKIWINFLDANGNEIEKKQAKTNNFGSVSGSFQIPTGLKTGQFTIQLKEDSNNEPQYYITKSVSVEEYKRPKFKIEFKPIIESFAVNDSVVIEGFAESFSGARLSNAGVNYRILRFEDYGYDFRFPRMNPEEIANGELKTDENGDFTIEFIAKPETSPIQQKHQVFSYRIEVSVTDINGETQSGETTVHAANHLNILRFSGPADHYKENGIKFTPKLTNLNNEKVDLPVTVEIYKLQAPDRVLNLGNNMPSPDTLAISKDKYYQLLPHTAFLDEDDTSHWKNAKLWYQDTKSSNREIEIKNLKKWPAGSYRIVLKTKDKKGNEIAQESIINLQDKKAKVASDHQLFQYHIINKDFTEDGFVEVSLLTAAKELFVYLEAFIEDKSIFQEYVHLKKEVETIKIPAKNHEGKVLTLRFSSIKYNSSFTTTKRLTLETKKPKPKIILNTFRDKIEPGSREKWTLKIISKNKKDQFEVLAGMYDASLDQFRKHSWSENINIGGRYYQLPNLDLLEFSPVNFSLHNPDYFYFSYAQPKLPKLDYFGFSYSQPYQAKRKYLMQLLFKGKDFKTAYTSKGGLIKGKVLSIADRNPLPGVIIKIKGSNRETKTNFDGEFEIKTEKGDQLDASFVGFQGAYFIENDDKSLTILMAESIEALEEVVTVGYGSNVRIRGVSSVQAEAVESIPFAVVNDSAEMKLPESDLKVKARQNLNETAFFYPNLKTDTEGNINLEFTSPEALTQWRLMLFGHNQHTESVYKEAYTVTQKKLMLTPNAPRFLREKDSIVISAKISNLSDELLSGDAQLKLFNVEDESRIDIDLSNTKAIKEFTVAKNGNTQLSWKLYIPEGFNLIRYEVIAKTKQFEDGETNILPVLKNRMLVTKTIPIWLQGQEEKEFSLKKNDSETLQNHQITLEYTSNPAWTVLQALPYLMEYPYDCSEQTFSKYFAKAISEKILKENPKIAAVLKDWNKNSETNKLAKNEELKSILLQETPWLNDAKSEAENIQNLSKLLDTKNLQSYLLKLQNMQNGDGGFPWFKEGRSNFYITSHILGGFAYLLQNNSIELNKTSEEIIENGLRFLKEYMLKHYADKFNNNLTGARFSPNEILYLYIKTILADEFHLEEKEEEFIEKMIENLKQNWLNLSLQSKAMLAVSFQNYDEEAEAAKIVNWFKQNSIKDDKGGMYFKNNTTGRFWYHHPIETQAKIIEAFAAVNPKDDDIDKLKNWLLQHKRKNSWATTKSTTMAVNAFLSYGKNWLQESNQPNIRMNNEPIPLDSIFSNRNNLGYLKKTWNDKNELQKIANFTIKNNNNTPAYGGIYHQYFEDLDKIERSKGEEIIINKTLFLKENTSAGPQLKSLPEVLKVGELVTVRVTIKVKSDFEFVHLKDMRASGLEPTSVLSRHHHKDGLNYYQSIKDAATHFFFDYLPKGTYVFEYDLRVNNAGDFSNGITQMESMYAPEFSSFSKGIRIKIEN comes from the coding sequence TACAATGAATCTCGAAGAAAATTCGGCAGAAGTAATCCATGACATGATCTCTGCTGAAATAAATAACGTAGATAATGTTTCCAACTCAATCCTATTATCAATTTTAGCCGATTTTCAATCACAATATCTTCAGAAAAATGCCTACAGAATTCGCGATCGCACCAACACTGAAAATGACACTTCTAACTTTCAATTTTGGAGCGTAGAAAAATTCAATTCTGAAATAATAACAAACTATCAAAAATCGCTCAAAGAAAAAGAGGCACTAAAAAACACCAATATTGCCGATTATTCCTATTTATTGGATACGGTTGATACTCCAACAATTCCCTTCAGCAACACTTATCAGCTTCTTGCCAATCGTGCCCTGAACTACGCTAAGTCTACTAATTATTATCTGACAAAAAGCTCAGAATCGTTTAAGATCACAAAAAAGTACCTGATTCCTGCCAACAAGTTTATAGCAATTGATTTAGACTCTTCTTCACTTTTCAATAAAGACTATCTCGCTCTAAAACTTTACCAAGAACTTGAAAAATCACTCTTTCAAAATAAAGAATATGAGCTATTGGCCTATTTTAGTTTAGATCGATATAAATACATAAAATCGAAAATTCCTATTTCTGAAAGCCAATTTCTAGAAGCTATAGAAGAACTGGAAAATAGATTCAAAAATCCACTTGCAAAAGATCTAATATCGCTTGAAAAGGCGATGAGCTTAAAACGAAGAGCCAACAAGCAGGAATATCCGCTGGATAATAATAAAGCTATAGCTATTGCTAACAAAATCATAGAGCATAACTTAAATCCCCTTCTGGTAAATAATGCAAAAAATATCATTTCTGAGATCTCCAGTAAAGAACTTAGCGTTCAGGTAAATCCTTACCAAAGCCCAAATAAAAACTTCCCGATTTTTATTTCATATAATAACCTGGATTCTTTAAAATTGAAAATCTATAGTATTAGTACTGCCGACTTCGAATTTCTGGATAAGAAAAATTTTTATTCCGAAGAGCAACGTAAAAAACGCCAAAATCTTCTAAAGAAGTTAAGTTCAGGTGAGGCTGAATATTCCAATTCCATTAAACTACTCAATAAAAAACAACATTTAAAAAGAACTACAGTAACAATTGCACCACAACTTGAAATTGGTAAATATGCAATTCTCTTACTCGACAAAAATTTAGACCATTTATACGCGCTACAACCAATACAAGTAAGCCAGTTAAGCCTAATATCTAGTCAGGATGATAATATCAGCCTAAAAGTAGTTCATCGTGAAACGGGTAAACCTATTGCTAATGCCATGGTTAAAGCTACATTCTCTTCGCACAATAAAACTGATTCTAATGAAGAAACATCAGATAAAAACGGAGATTTAAGCTTCCCTTCTATTTCTGATCGTTTACGAAGTATTAAATATCATATCAAAAAAGATAAAGATGAAATTGTTCTAAACCATCGCTATTCTTATTATCAAAAAAATGATGAACCCGATAATACAGAACGTGGTTTTCTATTCACCGACCGTAGTATTTACAGACCGGGACAAACCATCTACTTTAAAGGAATATTAGTTTCTAAAAAGAACAATGTTACCCAGGTGATTGCCGACAAAAAAATATGGATCAACTTCTTAGATGCCAACGGAAATGAAATTGAAAAAAAACAGGCCAAAACCAACAATTTCGGCAGTGTTTCTGGAAGTTTTCAAATTCCAACAGGCTTAAAAACCGGACAATTTACAATTCAACTTAAAGAAGATAGCAATAATGAACCGCAATATTATATCACTAAAAGTGTCTCTGTCGAAGAATATAAAAGGCCCAAATTTAAAATAGAATTTAAACCAATCATAGAATCCTTTGCCGTAAATGATTCGGTAGTTATTGAAGGATTTGCTGAAAGTTTCTCCGGAGCTCGGTTAAGTAACGCCGGCGTGAATTATCGCATCTTAAGATTTGAAGATTATGGTTACGATTTTAGATTTCCCAGAATGAACCCTGAAGAAATCGCCAATGGAGAACTAAAAACAGATGAAAATGGAGATTTTACGATAGAATTCATAGCAAAACCGGAAACCTCACCAATACAACAAAAACACCAGGTTTTCTCGTATCGCATTGAAGTTTCGGTAACCGATATTAATGGCGAAACGCAATCTGGAGAAACTACCGTACATGCCGCAAACCATTTAAATATACTTCGGTTTTCAGGACCCGCCGATCATTACAAAGAAAACGGTATAAAATTCACGCCAAAACTCACCAATCTTAATAATGAAAAAGTTGATTTACCGGTGACTGTAGAAATCTACAAACTACAAGCGCCAGATAGAGTTCTTAACCTCGGAAATAACATGCCTTCGCCAGATACTTTAGCCATAAGCAAAGATAAATATTATCAATTATTACCTCATACTGCATTCTTAGATGAAGATGATACATCCCACTGGAAAAACGCTAAACTTTGGTATCAGGACACCAAATCCTCAAATCGAGAAATTGAGATCAAAAACCTTAAAAAATGGCCTGCCGGAAGTTACCGAATAGTCTTAAAGACAAAAGATAAAAAAGGAAATGAAATCGCTCAAGAAAGCATTATCAATCTGCAAGATAAAAAAGCTAAAGTAGCTTCAGACCATCAGCTTTTTCAATATCATATCATCAATAAGGATTTTACTGAAGATGGCTTTGTTGAAGTCTCTTTATTAACGGCAGCCAAAGAGTTATTTGTTTATCTAGAAGCCTTTATTGAAGACAAATCAATATTTCAAGAGTACGTTCATCTAAAAAAAGAAGTTGAAACTATTAAGATTCCGGCGAAAAATCATGAAGGTAAAGTATTAACATTACGATTTAGTAGTATTAAATACAACTCTTCGTTTACAACTACTAAAAGACTTACTCTTGAAACTAAAAAGCCAAAACCAAAAATCATTTTAAACACCTTTAGAGATAAGATTGAACCGGGAAGCCGCGAAAAATGGACGTTAAAAATTATCTCTAAAAATAAAAAAGATCAATTTGAAGTACTTGCCGGGATGTACGACGCTTCTTTAGATCAATTTAGAAAACACTCATGGTCAGAGAATATTAACATTGGCGGGCGATATTACCAACTTCCTAATCTAGACCTTCTCGAATTTTCCCCAGTCAATTTTAGTTTACATAATCCAGACTATTTCTATTTTTCTTATGCGCAACCTAAGCTACCCAAACTAGATTATTTTGGATTTAGCTATTCTCAGCCTTATCAGGCGAAGCGGAAATACCTAATGCAGTTACTATTTAAGGGCAAAGATTTTAAAACAGCATACACTTCTAAAGGCGGACTTATAAAAGGAAAAGTACTTTCTATTGCCGATCGAAATCCGCTACCCGGAGTCATAATTAAAATTAAAGGTTCCAATAGGGAAACAAAAACCAATTTTGATGGTGAATTTGAAATTAAAACTGAAAAAGGCGATCAATTAGACGCATCTTTTGTGGGATTTCAGGGAGCCTATTTTATAGAAAATGACGATAAGAGCCTGACTATTTTAATGGCCGAATCTATCGAAGCTCTAGAAGAAGTAGTTACTGTCGGCTATGGAAGCAATGTTAGAATACGAGGCGTAAGTAGCGTACAGGCAGAAGCAGTAGAAAGCATCCCTTTCGCTGTAGTTAATGATAGTGCTGAAATGAAATTACCAGAATCGGACCTGAAGGTTAAAGCTCGGCAAAATTTGAATGAAACTGCATTCTTTTATCCAAACTTAAAAACCGATACTGAAGGAAATATCAATTTAGAGTTTACTTCTCCCGAAGCCTTAACGCAATGGCGATTAATGTTGTTTGGCCATAATCAGCACACTGAATCTGTCTATAAAGAAGCTTACACAGTTACCCAGAAAAAGTTAATGCTTACGCCCAATGCTCCACGATTTTTAAGGGAAAAAGATAGCATCGTTATTTCGGCTAAGATTAGCAATTTGAGTGACGAATTGTTATCTGGTGATGCTCAATTAAAATTATTTAATGTAGAAGATGAATCCAGAATCGATATCGACCTCAGCAATACCAAAGCCATTAAGGAATTTACTGTAGCGAAAAATGGAAACACTCAGCTAAGCTGGAAACTTTACATTCCTGAAGGCTTTAACCTGATTCGCTATGAAGTTATTGCCAAAACCAAACAATTTGAAGATGGTGAAACCAATATACTACCCGTGCTTAAAAATAGAATGCTGGTGACTAAAACCATCCCAATTTGGCTTCAGGGACAAGAAGAAAAAGAATTCAGTTTAAAGAAAAATGATTCCGAAACCTTACAAAATCACCAAATCACTTTAGAATATACGTCCAATCCTGCCTGGACCGTACTACAAGCACTGCCCTATCTTATGGAATATCCTTACGATTGTAGTGAACAAACGTTCTCCAAGTATTTCGCAAAGGCTATTTCGGAAAAAATACTCAAAGAAAACCCGAAAATCGCAGCAGTGCTAAAAGACTGGAATAAAAATTCAGAAACCAACAAATTAGCAAAAAATGAGGAACTAAAAAGCATTCTTTTACAGGAAACTCCCTGGCTAAATGATGCTAAATCTGAAGCCGAAAACATCCAAAACCTATCAAAATTATTAGATACCAAAAACCTGCAATCTTACCTTTTAAAATTGCAGAATATGCAAAATGGTGATGGTGGCTTTCCATGGTTTAAAGAAGGCCGCTCTAATTTTTACATCACCAGCCATATCCTTGGTGGTTTTGCGTATTTGCTTCAGAACAACTCGATCGAATTAAATAAAACTTCTGAAGAAATCATCGAAAATGGACTCCGATTCTTAAAAGAGTACATGCTAAAACATTACGCAGACAAGTTTAACAACAACCTTACCGGCGCACGCTTCTCTCCTAACGAAATTCTATATCTCTACATCAAAACCATCCTGGCAGATGAATTTCACCTTGAGGAAAAAGAAGAAGAATTTATCGAGAAAATGATAGAAAATCTTAAACAAAACTGGCTTAACCTTAGCCTGCAATCTAAGGCAATGCTAGCCGTAAGTTTCCAAAATTATGATGAAGAAGCGGAAGCTGCAAAAATTGTGAACTGGTTTAAGCAAAATAGTATCAAAGACGATAAAGGAGGCATGTATTTTAAAAACAATACTACCGGAAGGTTTTGGTACCACCACCCTATCGAAACACAGGCAAAAATCATCGAAGCTTTTGCTGCTGTAAATCCAAAAGATGATGACATCGATAAACTAAAAAACTGGTTATTGCAGCACAAACGTAAAAATAGTTGGGCTACTACAAAATCGACTACGATGGCGGTAAATGCGTTTCTTTCTTATGGAAAAAACTGGCTTCAGGAAAGTAATCAACCTAATATAAGGATGAATAACGAGCCTATTCCTCTCGATTCCATTTTTTCCAATAGGAACAACTTAGGCTACCTTAAGAAAACATGGAATGATAAAAATGAACTTCAAAAAATAGCGAATTTCACCATAAAAAATAACAATAACACACCGGCCTACGGTGGCATTTACCATCAATATTTTGAAGATCTGGATAAAATTGAACGATCTAAAGGGGAAGAAATCATCATTAATAAGACGTTATTCCTGAAAGAAAATACTAGTGCTGGGCCACAGTTAAAATCCTTACCAGAAGTACTAAAAGTTGGCGAATTAGTCACCGTTCGTGTAACTATTAAAGTAAAATCTGATTTTGAATTTGTGCATTTAAAAGATATGCGCGCCAGCGGACTTGAACCTACAAGTGTGCTTTCTAGGCATCATCATAAAGATGGCTTAAACTATTACCAAAGCATCAAAGATGCGGCTACACATTTCTTCTTTGATTATTTACCAAAAGGAACGTATGTATTTGAATACGACTTAAGAGTAAACAACGCAGGAGATTTTTCTAACGGAATTACGCAAATGGAAAGTATGTATGCCCCGGAGTTCTCTAGCTTTTCTAAAGGTATAAGAATTAAAATCGAAAATTAA
- a CDS encoding DUF4136 domain-containing protein: protein MKLVAKLVLFCLIISSCNTPRTTFDYDAKTNFDQYKTYKLFPDFRTDMSQLDEKRIINSIDHFMREENLALAEENPDLYINVYTEKFQEQSRNTLGVGVGSGGGNVGVGVSGGIPLGGPKDYVRFIIDFIDVKKDALVWKAEVEVKFNYNAEPDQRQALFDKVFAKALEGYPPKD, encoded by the coding sequence ATGAAGTTAGTCGCTAAACTCGTTTTATTTTGTTTGATCATTAGTTCCTGTAATACACCAAGAACTACGTTCGATTACGATGCAAAAACTAATTTTGATCAATATAAAACCTATAAGTTATTTCCTGATTTTAGAACTGATATGAGTCAGTTAGACGAAAAGAGGATCATCAATAGTATCGATCATTTTATGCGTGAGGAGAATTTAGCTTTAGCTGAGGAAAATCCAGATCTGTACATCAATGTGTATACTGAAAAATTTCAGGAACAAAGTAGGAATACCCTTGGCGTAGGTGTAGGCAGCGGGGGTGGAAATGTTGGAGTAGGAGTCTCTGGCGGAATTCCGCTTGGCGGCCCAAAAGACTATGTGCGTTTTATTATCGATTTTATCGACGTTAAAAAAGATGCTTTAGTCTGGAAAGCAGAAGTCGAGGTGAAGTTCAACTATAATGCGGAGCCAGATCAGCGTCAGGCTCTGTTTGATAAAGTTTTTGCCAAAGCGTTAGAGGGCTATCCGCCCAAAGATTAA